CATGAGCGTGTGCGGCGCGAGTTCTGGGGTTATGCGGCGGAGGAAAAGCTGAGCAACGAAGATCTCATCGGCGAGAAATATCAGGGCATCCGTCCCGCGCCGGGCTATCCCGCGCAGCCCGACCACACGGAAAAGCGCACGCTGTTCAAGCTGCTCGATGCCGAAGCGAAGATCGGCATGAAGCTGACCGAGAGCTGTGCGATGTGGCCGGGCGCCGCGGTGAGCGGCCTCTATTTCAGCCACCCGCAATCCGAATATTTCGGCGTCGGCAAGATCGGCAAGGATCAGGTCGTGGATTATGCGCGGCGGAAGGGCATGGAGTTGCAGGAATGCGAGCGGTGGCTCGCGCCGATCCTCAATTACACGCCGGGTGCCGAGCCTGAGGAAGCGGCGGCCTGACGCTCACTTGAGCGCCTTCGCCCATTTTTCCGACCACGAGGTAAGGGGCGCGAGTTGCGAAAGCAGTTCGCGCCCCAGCTTTGTCAGGGCATAGCCTTCATCCGGCCTCAGCTCGACAATCAGCGCCTCCCGCAGCTCGGCCATGCGGCTGTTGAGGACGCTCGGCGAAAGCCCGCCACAGGCCGCCTGCAGCTCGCGGAAATTGAGCGGCTGCTCGCGCAGTTCCCAGACGATTCGCAAGACCCAGCGCCGCCCCAGCAGGTCGAGAAGCGCCATCACGGGGCGGCCGGTTGTCGAGCCGCGTACGCGGCGGCCCGGGCGCGGGGAGGTTTGTGTCCTGGTCATGATCGTAAGATTACCCCTTGTGCTACTAAAAGAGAAGCAGTATGTATTGCTACTGAAATGGTAGCAGGAGACGGGTATGTCGGCACGTATCGAACCGGCCGCGAGGCCCTACGACAAGGACATGGAAGAAACGCTCGAGAAGCTGATGCCGCCGGGCGTCGAACCTCTCGTCCTGTTTCGGACGCTGGCGCGCAATCCGCGTGTCTTCCGCCGCTTCATGGCGGGCGGGTTGCTCGACAAGGGAACCATTTCAATGCGTGAGCGCGAAATCGCCATCGATCGGGCATGCGCGCGCTGCGGCGGCGAGTATGAATGGGGTGTGCATATCGCGCTCTTCGCGGAACGCGTGGGTTTCGGTCCGGCGGAGGTAGCCGCTACGGTTGCGCCGGGCGCCGACGCAGAATGCTGGAATGCACGCGAAAGGCTGATCGTCCGGCTGGTCGATCAGTTGCACGAAGCAAACACTGTCGACGACGAATTATGGGCCGCCCTGAAGGGGGAGTTCAGCGACGAACAGCTGCTCGAGCTGATCGTTCTCACGGGCTTCTATCACATGGTTTCGTTCGTCGTGAACGCGACGCGGCTGCCGCTGGAAGACTATGCGGCGCGCTTTCCGGAAGCGGCGGCCTGAACAAGCAAAGAGGGCGCACTTTGCGGTGCGCCCTCTGAAATTCTTGTGCCGGCCGTTCTTTCCGCATTCGGCCTGCCGCGTCTGGATCAGATGAAACCCATCGTCACGGCGCCGACGAACAGAAACGCAAGCCCGGTCGCCAGATATCCAACCTTCATTGCCAGCATTTCAGCCTCCACTCGTCGTGGTCAGACGAAAATTTCAGGCCGAAAGACGGCTGCTCGCAAGCAAAATCGTGGCGCCTTCCCGGCCGGTCCGTGCGGGTGTCGCAAGATCGCTCGCCAAGCGATTGATTCTGCCCGAGGAATCCTCTGTGGATGAATTTCTGTCAGCTTACCCTGTTATGCGTTTCGGGCGGGGGTTGTGTCACTCGGTTTTCACCCGCGCGCATTTTCCCGTTGCGAATTGTACTTCATGAGTGGAATCGGATGACGGGCTTGCCGAGGCTTTGGCGATCCAGAAGCCGCTGCAGCACCATGGGCGCTTGCGCCAGGGGAAAGCTCGCCGCCGGTTCCGGGTCGATGCGGCCTTGTTCTATCCACGCCGTCAATGTCTTCAGAAGGGGAATATTGTCGGCCGAGTTGGCGCGGATATAGCCGCCCCAATCGACGCCGACGATCGAGCAGCGTTTCAGCAGTGCGAGGTTCAGCGGAATTTTCGGGATGGCGCCCGCCGCGAAGCCGACGACGAGATGCCGGCCGCCCGGCGCGAGGCTGCGCAAGGCGGCTTCCGAGAAATCGCCGCCGACGGGATCGTAGACGAGGTCCACATCGCGCCGCCCGGTGAGCGGCTCGAGTTCCTTGCGCCATTCCGGATTTGTGTAATCGAGGGTGAAGTCGGCGCCGCGGGCCTTTGCCGCCGCGCGCTTCTCCCCGGTGGAAGCGGCGGCGATCACGCGGGCGCCCATGGCCTTCGCGACATCTATCGCCGCCATGCCGACGCCGCCCGCAGCACCCAGCACGAGAACGGTTTCGCCCTCGCGCAAATGTCCGCAGGTCTCGAAGCCGTAAAGCGCCGTGCAATAGGAGACGATGAAGCCCGCCGCCGCTTCCGCGCTCATCCTGTCCGGCACGGGAATGCAGCTTGCGGCGGGGAGGGCGATTTTCCCGGCAAGCGCGCCGCGCGGCGAAAGCGCCATGACGCGCTTGCCCATCAGCGCATCGGGCGCCCCTTCGCCAAGCGCGACAACCTTGCCCGCGACTTCGCTGCCGGGAATGAAGGGCAGGGGCAGCTTCACCTGATAGGTGCCGGCAACGAACAGCGCGTCGACATAGCCGAGGCCCGCCGCTTCGGTTTCGATCACCACTTCGCCTTTTCGCGGCGACGGATCGTCCATCTCTTCGAGCTTGAGATCGGATGGCGCGCCATAACTGACGCAGCGGATCGCTTGCATTTGCTTTTCCCTGCCGAAGTTTCCGGCGCGCATCATGCGCGAGGCAGGCAAAGATGCAAGCGGATCAGGCCTTGCCGTAGCCGCCGCCGCCGGGCGTCTTCACAATGACGGCATCTCCCGCCGCCAGTTCGGCCTGCGCCGAACCATCGAGTAACTCGGTTCGGCCGTCGCTGCGGCGCAGTTCATTCTCGCCGGGCGCCGCGTCCTTTCCGCCCGCGAGGCCGAACGGCGCGACGATGCGATGCGTCGAGAGGATGGAAAGGCTCATCGGTTCGCGGAAGCGGATGGTGCGGATGACGCCGTCGCCGCCTTTGTGTTTGCCGCCGCCGCCCGAGCCCTTGCGAATGCTGAAATCCTCCAGCAACACGGGAAAGCGCCATTCGAGTATTTCGGGGTCGGTCAGCCGCGAATTCGTCATATGCGTCTGCACGGCATCCGCGCCGTCGAAATCGGGGCCGGCGCCCGCACCGCCGGCAATCGTTTCATAATATTGATGCCTGTCATTGCCGAAGGTGAGGTTGTTCATCGTGCCTTGCGCCGATGCCATCGCGCCGAAGGCGCCGAAAAGCGCGTCCGTCACCGCCTGGCTCGTCTCCACATTGCCGCCGACAACGGCCGCGGGATAGCGCGGGCTCAGCATCGAGCCTTCGGGAATGACTATTTCGATTGGCTTCAGGCAGCCTTCATTCAGCGGAATGTCCTCGTCCACCATGCAGCGGAAAACATAGAGCACCGCCGCGCGCGCAACGGCCGATGGCGCATTCAGGTTGCTGGCGAGCTCGCCGCTCGTGCCGCTGAAATCTATCCTTGCGCTGCGCTGCTCCTTGTCCACGGTCACGCGCACGCAGATCACCGAACCATCATCCATGCGCTGCTCGAAATGCGCATCCTTCAGCCGGTCGATTACGCGGCGGACATTTTCCTCCGCATTGTCCTGCACATGGCCCATATAGGCCTCGACGACAGGCAGGCCGAATTCGGCCACCATGCGGCGCAGTTCCCGGCTGCCTTTCTCGCAGGCGGCAATCTGGGCGCGCAGGTCCGCGATGTTCTGATCGGGATTGCGCGCGGGGTATTTCCCGCCTGCCAGCAGCGACCTCATTTCCGTCTCGTGAAAAATGCCGCCCGTCACGATGCGGAAATTGTCGATCAGCACGCCTTCTTCTTCGACGGTCCTTGAATGCGCGGGCATCGATCCGGGCGATATGCCGCCGATATCGGCGTGGTGGCCGCGCGCGGCAACATAGAAAAGCCGCTCCCGCCGGGCTTCGTCATAGACAGGCGCGACCACCGTCACATCGGGCAGGTGGGTGCCGCCATTATAAGGCGCGTTCAGCACGAAGACGTCGCCAGGTCCCATCCCGGTGTTCTGGTCGATCACCGCGCGCACGCTGGCGCCCATCGAGCCGAGGTGAACCGGCATATGCGGCGCGTTTGAAACAAGCCCGCCCTCGCGGTCGAAGACGGCGCAGGAAAAATCGAGCCGTTCTTTGATGTTGACGGAGGAGGCCGTGTTCTGAAGCGTTGCGCCCATCTGTTCGGCAATGGACATGAAGCGGTTGTTGAAAATCTCCAGCATCACAGGGTCCGCCCCCGTGCCGATCGCCACGCGCGGCGGCAGCGGCTCCGTCCGCCGCATCACCACGTCATCATCGGGCGTAATCTCGGCGCGCCAGCCGGGCTCGACGACGATCGTCTGGTTCGGCTCGACGATGAGCGCCGGCCCCGTCAGCCCGTGGCCCGGCTGCAGTGTCTCGCGAAGGAAGATTTCGGCCTCCCGCCACGCATGGGCCATGTAGATCCGGCGCCTGTCGAATGCCTCGGGCGTGCCGCTTGCGGATGCGCGTTTCGTGGCGGCGCCATCGGGCACCGCGTTCTCCTCCGCGGTCACCTCCACAGCCTCCACCACGATGCCTTTTCCCTCGAAGCTGAAGCCGAATTGAGCCTCATGCGCCTGCCTGAAGGCTTCCGCTGCCGCCTGCCGGTCCCGCGCGGAAAAATCGATCTGCAGGATGGTGTCGCTGCCTTCGTAGCGAAGGTGGAGAAGGGGCCTCGTGTTGATCGCGGCCCCGTCCACGCCCTGGCTTTCGATCTCACGCTTCGCGGCCGCCGTCAGGCTGGCGAGGGCATCGTCAAGTGCAGGCAGCAGCTTCTCGTTCAAGGGGCTCAGCACGGCGCGCACATGCGAGGCAGTGATCCTCGCCTGGCCGATGCCATAAGCGGAAAGCAGGCCGGACAAGGGATGAACATGCACGGTCGTCATGCCGAGCGCGTCGGCCACCAGGCAGGCATGCTGGCCGCCCGCGCCGCCGAAGCTCGCAAGCACATAGGAGGTCACATCATGGCCGCGCTCGACGGAGATTTTCTTGATCGCGTTGGCCATGTTCTCGACGGCAATGCGCAGGAAGCCATCGGCTACGTCTTCCGGCGTCCTGCCGCCGCCGATCCGCGCCGCGAGTTCGGCGAATTGCCGGCGCACCGTCTCCGCGTCGAGCGTCTGGTTCTGCTCCGGGCCGAAAACGGCCGGGAAGAGGTCCGGCTGCAGCTTCCCCAGCATCACATTCGCGTCGGTCACGGCAAGCGGCCCGCCGCGCCGGTATGAGGCGGGACCGGGCGTTGCGCCCGCGGATTGCGGACCCACCTGAAAGCGTCCGTCTTCATAGCGCAGGATAGAGCCGCCGCCCGCGGCAACGGTATGGATGCGAAGCATGGGCACGCGCATGCGTATGCCCGCGACCTGCGTCTCGAAGCTTCGCTCATAGTCGCCATTGTAGTGCGAGACGTCGGTGGAGGTTCCGCCCATGTCGAAGCCGATGACCCTCGCGAAGCCCGCGCGTGCCGCCGTCATGGCCGCGCCGACCACGCCGCCGGCCGGGCCGGAGAGAATGGCATCCTTCCCCTGAAAGAGGCCCGCATCGGTCAGGCCGCCGGAAGACTGCATGAAGAAGAGCCTCGTGCCGCTTTCCTCCATGTCGATTTCGGCGGCAATCCGGTCGACATAGCGGCGGAGAAGAGGGGAGAGATAGGCATCGACAACGGTCGTGTCGCCGCGCGAGACGAATTTGATGAGCGGGCTTGTGTTGTGGCTCGTCGAGATTTGCGTGAAGCCGATGTCGCGGGCCAGGCGTTCGGCTTCCGCTTCATGCGTGTGATGGCGATAGCCATGCATGAAGCAGATGGCGACGGAGCGGATGCCTTGGTCGAAGGCTCTTTGCAATGCCTCCCGGGTTTCCCCGGCGTCGAGAGGTGCGAGCACTTCCCCTTCCGCCGTCACGCGCTCGTTCACCTCCGCAACGCGCTCATAAAGCAGTTCGGGTTTTTCGATCTTCAGGCGGAAGAGGTGGGGCCGCGCCTGATAGCCGATGGCAAGCGCATCGCGAAAGCCGCGCGTGGTGAGAAACAGCGCGCGGTCGCCCTTGCGCTCAAGCAGCGCATTCGTCGCCACCGTCGTCCCCATCTTCACCGCGCCGATGCGGCCTGCGGGCAGGGGTTCGTTTCCGGGAACGGCGAGAAGATCGCGAATGCCCTGCAGGGCCGCGTCTTCATAATTCTCGGGATTTTCGGACAGGAGCTTCAGCGCATGCAGGCCGCCATCCGGCGCCCGGCCGATAATATCGGTAAATGTTCCCCCGCGATCGATCCAGAAGTCCCAGCGCGCGGAGGGCGTATGCTCTGTCGTCATGCCGCGCAACCTGCCACAGGCGGCCGGGAGCGGAAAGCCTGCGGGTTCCGCCACGTCGCATTTCCGCAAGGGGATGCTTGCATTTCGCAGGTGCGAGACTCCCGAAAACGCCTTAAGCTGTCGGCATGTCGATTTGGGGAAAAATCGCGGGCGCCGGCGTTGGCTTAGCCGTCGGTGGGCCCTTGGGTGCGCTTCTGGGAGCGGTCGCCGGGCATATCGTCGTCGACCGCGCACTCCAGGACAGCGAGGTCGTGTTCACGATCGCCCTTATCGCGCTTTCGGCGAAGATGGCGAAAGCCGACGGCGAAGTCAGCGATGCCGAGATCAGGGCCTTTGAAGAGATCTTCCAGGTGCCGCCCGGCGAGGCGAAGAATGTCTCGCGGGTCTACAAGGTGGCGCAGCAGGATGTTGCCGGCTTCGAGGCCTATGCGCGGCAGGTGGCCCGTATCTATCAGGACCGGCCCGCCGTCCTCGAAGACGTGATTGACGCGCTCTTTCATATTGCGAAGGCGGATGGTCATGTTCACGTGCAGGAGCTCGAATATCTGCGCATCGTCGCGGATATTTTCGGCTTCTCCGAAATCGAGTTCGCCCGTATCCGCGCCAGCCATCTCGGCCACGAGAAAGGCGATCCCTATCTCGTGCTCGGCATCACGCCCGGTATTTCCGATGAAGACCTCAAGAAAGCCTATCGCCGGCTGGTCCGGGAGAACCATCCGGATACGTTGATCGCGCGCGGCGTGCCGAAGGAGCTTGTGACCATCGCCAACGAGAAGCTGGCGGCGATCAATGTCGCCTATGGAAAGATCGTGGCTCAACGCGGCATCGCCGCCTAGACCACCAAGTATTCGCGAAGTATTTCCGGCGTCTTCTAAAGCCGGGGATATCCCGTCTCTCAAGCAGGGGATATCCCGTGTGCGAAGCCGGGGGATATCTCGTTTTCAAAGGCCGGGGATATCGCGTTTTCCGGGGGCGGCGGGGACAAGTTTTCCGGGAAACAGGGCCGGGAAAAGGGCACCCTAATTCCGGGTGTTGCTCTTTATGACGGTTCGATTGCAGTTTGATGACAGTCGGCCGCAAACGGGGTATTTATCCCCGCGCGGCGCCTGCGCGCCGCACCGAGCCTGACCCCCTTTTTTCTCTCTTCCGCCCTATGCGTGGGCCTGCGCCTGCGCTAACAACGGGCCGCAAGGCGCCGGCCGGACGGAGCCGCCGGAAAGACATGGATTCGCGATGACCCCCCTCCATCTGGGCTTCATGGTCCTCATCAACCTGATCTGGGGTTTCGCGCTCATTGCGGCGAAGGTCTCGCTCGACCATTTTCCGCCGCTGCTCTTCGCGGCGTTGCGCTTCACGCTGATCGTGCTGGTGCTGTTTCCGTTCCTGAAGATACATCGTGGACGGATGAAAGAGGTCATCATCATCGCGCTTTGCGCGGGGCCTGTCGGGTTCGGTTTTTTCTTTGTCGGCCTTGCGCTGTCCAATGCCTCCGTCGTCGCCGTCACCAGCCAGCTCGGCGTGCCTTTTGCCACCATCATGTCGATCTTCTTCCTGAAGGAGCAGGTCCACTGGCGGCGCTGGCTCGGTATCTCGCTCTCGTTCCTCGGCGTCATGATCATCAGCTTCGATCCCGCCGTCTTCACCTATATCGACGGACTTCTGTTCGTCGTCGCTTCCGCCCTGGTCGGCTCGGTCAGCACCATCTTCCAGCGCCAGTTGAAGAATGTCGGCGTTTTCGAGTTGCAGG
Above is a window of Parvibaculum lavamentivorans DS-1 DNA encoding:
- a CDS encoding TerB family tellurite resistance protein; translation: MSIWGKIAGAGVGLAVGGPLGALLGAVAGHIVVDRALQDSEVVFTIALIALSAKMAKADGEVSDAEIRAFEEIFQVPPGEAKNVSRVYKVAQQDVAGFEAYARQVARIYQDRPAVLEDVIDALFHIAKADGHVHVQELEYLRIVADIFGFSEIEFARIRASHLGHEKGDPYLVLGITPGISDEDLKKAYRRLVRENHPDTLIARGVPKELVTIANEKLAAINVAYGKIVAQRGIAA
- a CDS encoding DMT family transporter, translating into MTPLHLGFMVLINLIWGFALIAAKVSLDHFPPLLFAALRFTLIVLVLFPFLKIHRGRMKEVIIIALCAGPVGFGFFFVGLALSNASVVAVTSQLGVPFATIMSIFFLKEQVHWRRWLGISLSFLGVMIISFDPAVFTYIDGLLFVVASALVGSVSTIFQRQLKNVGVFELQAWIAIAAAPLMLGASAIFERDLLGLVLTADLLDWAGVFYVAFASSLVGHAGIYYLLQRYEVTQTAPLTLLSPVFTVFFAVMLLGEVLTSRMLVGALVALTGVLIVSIRQKRIVATGP
- a CDS encoding carboxymuconolactone decarboxylase family protein, producing MSARIEPAARPYDKDMEETLEKLMPPGVEPLVLFRTLARNPRVFRRFMAGGLLDKGTISMREREIAIDRACARCGGEYEWGVHIALFAERVGFGPAEVAATVAPGADAECWNARERLIVRLVDQLHEANTVDDELWAALKGEFSDEQLLELIVLTGFYHMVSFVVNATRLPLEDYAARFPEAAA
- a CDS encoding hydantoinase B/oxoprolinase family protein, giving the protein MTTEHTPSARWDFWIDRGGTFTDIIGRAPDGGLHALKLLSENPENYEDAALQGIRDLLAVPGNEPLPAGRIGAVKMGTTVATNALLERKGDRALFLTTRGFRDALAIGYQARPHLFRLKIEKPELLYERVAEVNERVTAEGEVLAPLDAGETREALQRAFDQGIRSVAICFMHGYRHHTHEAEAERLARDIGFTQISTSHNTSPLIKFVSRGDTTVVDAYLSPLLRRYVDRIAAEIDMEESGTRLFFMQSSGGLTDAGLFQGKDAILSGPAGGVVGAAMTAARAGFARVIGFDMGGTSTDVSHYNGDYERSFETQVAGIRMRVPMLRIHTVAAGGGSILRYEDGRFQVGPQSAGATPGPASYRRGGPLAVTDANVMLGKLQPDLFPAVFGPEQNQTLDAETVRRQFAELAARIGGGRTPEDVADGFLRIAVENMANAIKKISVERGHDVTSYVLASFGGAGGQHACLVADALGMTTVHVHPLSGLLSAYGIGQARITASHVRAVLSPLNEKLLPALDDALASLTAAAKREIESQGVDGAAINTRPLLHLRYEGSDTILQIDFSARDRQAAAEAFRQAHEAQFGFSFEGKGIVVEAVEVTAEENAVPDGAATKRASASGTPEAFDRRRIYMAHAWREAEIFLRETLQPGHGLTGPALIVEPNQTIVVEPGWRAEITPDDDVVMRRTEPLPPRVAIGTGADPVMLEIFNNRFMSIAEQMGATLQNTASSVNIKERLDFSCAVFDREGGLVSNAPHMPVHLGSMGASVRAVIDQNTGMGPGDVFVLNAPYNGGTHLPDVTVVAPVYDEARRERLFYVAARGHHADIGGISPGSMPAHSRTVEEEGVLIDNFRIVTGGIFHETEMRSLLAGGKYPARNPDQNIADLRAQIAACEKGSRELRRMVAEFGLPVVEAYMGHVQDNAEENVRRVIDRLKDAHFEQRMDDGSVICVRVTVDKEQRSARIDFSGTSGELASNLNAPSAVARAAVLYVFRCMVDEDIPLNEGCLKPIEIVIPEGSMLSPRYPAAVVGGNVETSQAVTDALFGAFGAMASAQGTMNNLTFGNDRHQYYETIAGGAGAGPDFDGADAVQTHMTNSRLTDPEILEWRFPVLLEDFSIRKGSGGGGKHKGGDGVIRTIRFREPMSLSILSTHRIVAPFGLAGGKDAAPGENELRRSDGRTELLDGSAQAELAAGDAVIVKTPGGGGYGKA
- a CDS encoding winged helix-turn-helix transcriptional regulator, with the protein product MTRTQTSPRPGRRVRGSTTGRPVMALLDLLGRRWVLRIVWELREQPLNFRELQAACGGLSPSVLNSRMAELREALIVELRPDEGYALTKLGRELLSQLAPLTSWSEKWAKALK
- a CDS encoding NADPH:quinone oxidoreductase family protein, which encodes MQAIRCVSYGAPSDLKLEEMDDPSPRKGEVVIETEAAGLGYVDALFVAGTYQVKLPLPFIPGSEVAGKVVALGEGAPDALMGKRVMALSPRGALAGKIALPAASCIPVPDRMSAEAAAGFIVSYCTALYGFETCGHLREGETVLVLGAAGGVGMAAIDVAKAMGARVIAAASTGEKRAAAKARGADFTLDYTNPEWRKELEPLTGRRDVDLVYDPVGGDFSEAALRSLAPGGRHLVVGFAAGAIPKIPLNLALLKRCSIVGVDWGGYIRANSADNIPLLKTLTAWIEQGRIDPEPAASFPLAQAPMVLQRLLDRQSLGKPVIRFHS